The genomic DNA caCTACAATAgtccacttatggcgtagtgtgtGTTTGTTGGGTTGGTTAAATACCGAATTTTGCTGGCATTTTCCTTTTCTTTGGTCTCTCGGTAATGGTCTTTTCTACAAGTGAAGTTCATGTTCAAGGGTGAAGATTTTAGCGGGGTTAATTGGATTTACTTTTCTGGTTGTCTGGTGCCCCGGAGAAGGTTTGTAGCTGGCACTACACCATAGAATGGCTATGGAAACCACAAAAATATATTGCCTTATGGGCTATTTCTGTTGCAGTAGAATTTATGGCAAcaaatatataaaatttttgtGTTGCATCCGGTGGTAATGCAACAGAGGTCCTATTGCAACATCTTAAGCAATATATTACAACAACAAAATATTATTGCAATAAACCATATATAGCAATAAAATGTATTTTACAGGAACTCGGCAAAATTATTGCAATAGTTGTTTTTGTCAGCTAAATAACCACCTTAAGGCAACATTAATTGGTCCAATTGCAATGAAATGtaaggttaaatttgaaaatattgtAACAATTTTGAACTAATTGCAATATTTTATAGTTGATGTAATTGTAAATGGCAACATATTTGGACACAATTGtaacattattttttaaaaaaagcaGTAGGATTTGACTATAAATAAACTAAACCAGGCATGTTTTATGCCACAAAACCAAACATCAATGTCATTTTATAACCATTAACAACCATTCAAAGGTTGTTCCAATATAATCATTCATATAATTGAGAATGTACATCAATACAAAAGGATAAATTACTACACTAAATTAACTAATTAACAAAACTAATAGTAGTAATCTTCATTTAGCTTCTTCGCTAAATGAGAAGCATTTATCTTGGTTCTGGATCAAAAGTTTCACAAGCTCAATTGGAGCAGCCACAGTTTTGGACACAACTGTAAAGACTCCATCCATGAGAAAATCGATGGCAAAACCTGCAATCCCTTTCTTAGCTGGTTCTAGAACAAATTTCACATATGAAGAATAAGCTAATGGAAGGTCTTGGGTGGCTGGGTATGTTCATTCCGTGGGGTACCGCAATCCTGCACGAGTATAATTCCCAAAGGAAAAATGGCTTCTCTGTGTAGAAAAGCTTTCATAGATACCCTTAACATCATGTGAAAGGCTGGAACCAAAATTGTATTGGGTAGATAATTTTTGATAAACAGTTGGAAGTTGGTTCTACTCAGCCATTTCTACTGGCACAAATAAAATTCCTACAAAAAACATAAGTTAGTCAGAATATATAAATTAAATGCTCCAAAAAAGGAGAAAAGGAGAAGCATTAGAGATGCCCATTCAATACTTCTCAGATGCATTCATATTTAGCCCATTTCAATGGAGAATTAAACTTCACTAAATTTGCATAATTTAGAAAGATTATTAACTTGAGATCGATATTAACTTAAATCTATCACTAAATTTAGAAAGATTATAAAGAAAAATTTATTAACATGACAACTTTAGATAGAGCAAGATACACAGAGTAGCTCTTACGCTTTCAActaaaatttgcataattgataaGGTATTGACAACTACAGATACTTGCTGCGACACAAGTTAGAGATTAAATGACAAAATGAAAGTCAACCATTGAATAAGAGATAAAATTGGATGTTAATAAAAGTATACCAAAAAAGATTACAGAAAAGGCTAGCTAATTGATCTACATTAATAATTGAAACTTTATAAAGGGCCACTGGTAATAACTACTAATGCTATTTTCGGATTAGAAACATTGAGGGCCACACCCATTCCTAAAAAATTAATGATACAAAAGCATTAGCAAAACCATGCTCAGTTCAGGCTGCAACTTGAGCTCCCATTATATATATAGAACATGGTAAGATAAACACTTTTGTGCATGTGGATATACCACATCTAAGAACACACACTTTATGAAGCGGAGCTTCCAGGTTGATCTTTGCAACACAGCCAGAGTGAACAACAGTGTAATGACTGAGGTGAAAGTTCCAACAAAGTGATAGATAGGCTTGCCATCTTTCGAAAACCTTGGCTTACCATCACTAAGCATCACACCTCTGTCCAAATTGATCGTTAGCAGATCACACAAATTGCTTTCACTTGATTTACAATGACGGCACTCCCCACACTCGCCTGTAAACAGAGGTAACATTTTTTCTTCGGGTTTGAGGGCTGTAACACCATCTTCAACACTCTCTATGACTCTGGAGCCAAcaatataaatcaataaaattcGTTCAAGGATGAAATTATGCACACCACAAAGTCGAGAACATGTAAAATTTGAAGTCTAGGTCAGTAGAACATAAATTTATTCTCTTGTATTAAAAGTTTTCTTATTAAAATTCAAACATACCCTCGACTTTTAATAAGAAAACTTTTAATGGATAAAAGTCGTGACCTAATATTCGCGGAAATAAAGGTTGATGTCCCTGTTAGAAAACGAAAGCAAGTGTAATGGATAAAAAACAGAGAAAACAAATCTGCTCTAGCCTTTAGGAAAAGCGTACATATAATGACTAGCTATAGTGTTTAGGCTAGCAGTGAACACGTTTATCAATATAATATACCTTGGCCTCCCAGAAGTAAACATAAGAATGACAAAGAGACGTGAAATGAATCCTGATTCGAACTTCCATTTTCTTCGGTGGTGCAACGTCTACCTCATCTATTACCAGTGGCCTGCCTGCTTCCCAAGCCACAGCAGCTGCAATCATTAATTTATCTGTAAACCATTAATTTATAACTACTACTGCTACCGCAAGGATTACAATCTTGGAACTTATAAACCACAATACGAACCAGATTTGCAGAAGGACTAACCTAAGTTGACTTTCAAACCATTGTGCCCTAACTCATCGAAACTGCTAATCAGCATAAAAATTTGCATCAAGACAAATTAAACAATTCCACATAATCGAAACAAGCCACTTGAATAATTGATGTACAATCT from Apium graveolens cultivar Ventura chromosome 5, ASM990537v1, whole genome shotgun sequence includes the following:
- the LOC141659767 gene encoding alcohol dehydrogenase 1-like is translated as MIAAAVAWEAGRPLVIDEVDVAPPKKMEVRIRIHFTSLCHSYVYFWEAKGHQPLFPRILGHDFYPLKVFLLKVEVIESVEDGVTALKPEEKMLPLFTGECGECRHCKSSESNLCDLLTINLDRGVMLSDEPAKKGIAGFAIDFLMDGVFTVVSKTVAAPIELVKLLIQNQDKCFSFSEEAK